CCTCGTACTCGTTAGAGTTTCTGGCGGAATTGCTAATCTCGTACGTCCTGACCCAAATCTTATCATCGACGATGTTGAAAGACATAACGTGGTCGACAAATGGTTTGATTTTTCTAGCGGTTGGGGGAACGCCAAAGTTATGAATGAACAACTCTTTGATCAACTTATAGTGTGGGGATGATTCGAATTTATGGTCAAAGGACAAAACGGGTCTGGAGCCCTTTAGACAATTACCGGTAAAGTTCAATTCGTCCATGGTATGcaaattttgaataaaGAATTTGATCGTGGGACCGTTAGGTGGTTTTGACAACCACAGGTACAGATCCTGGTGCTTTCTCGCCTCGAAGAACATAATATTGTTACAGTTGTAGAGCTCGGCTATTTCGTTCAGTTGTTGCAGGTCCTTCTTCGTATCCAGTTTGGGCTCCTTTCTGGAATGTGGCAGCAAAGAGTTTAAGTCCTGGACCAGATGACGGTGTCTGAAATTGACACCTCTACTGGAAATCAGCAACGTACGCTGCTTGTTCATAAACTGCTTTTCGTTGCCTTTCTTAGA
The sequence above is a segment of the Huiozyma naganishii CBS 8797 chromosome 11, complete genome genome. Coding sequences within it:
- the BRX1 gene encoding ribosome biogenesis protein BRX1 (similar to Saccharomyces cerevisiae BRX1 (YOL077C); ancestral locus Anc_3.129), giving the protein MSSIYKALAGKSKNDDKSKKGNEKQFMNKQRTLLISSRGVNFRHRHLVQDLNSLLPHSRKEPKLDTKKDLQQLNEIAELYNCNNIMFFEARKHQDLYLWLSKPPNGPTIKFFIQNLHTMDELNFTGNCLKGSRPVLSFDHKFESSPHYKLIKELFIHNFGVPPTARKIKPFVDHVMSFNIVDDKIWVRTYEISNSARNSNEYEEGEEDLSLVEIGPRFVMTVILILEGSFGGPKIYENRQYVSPNVVRAQLKQQAATEAKERSDAAVKRKMRNRENILAADPLSNGAVFK